Genomic DNA from Desulfomonilaceae bacterium:
GTTGGGATTCTTGATCATTGCTCTGGTCGTAGCAGGTCTGACAATCAAAATTCCCAAGTTCAAATGGGCTACTGACGGAGAGTTCAAGACCTTTGTCGCTGAAGCGATACCATCGGTTGATAAGCTGGCCAAGACCGCCGGTGATCAGGGAGAAACGGCGTTTCAAACCCAGGCTCTAGCGCTCAAGGCGGCCATGGAAAAGGGAGACCGCAAAGCAGTAGCGGACGCGGCCAAGAAATTCCAGGACGCGGCCAAAGGACTGAAAGACGCTTCATTCAAAAAGAAATCCTCAAAAATTGGAAAGGCAATTGGAGATAGCGCTTCAAACCTCATTGACAAGGTGTTTTCGTCCGACAACATTATAAACTCCATTTACATCGCGTTGGGGATTCTAATTCTGAGCGCTATTGCCCTGGCTTTGCTCTCGGTAAACATTGGCAAATTCGCCATTGGTTTCCCTATTGTGTTCATTCTGGCGTGGCTGTCGATGTTCATCGCCGGCAACCAGACCGTGAATTACTATGGTCTCGAATACGTCCTTTGGTGTTTGGCGTTGGGGCTTTTTATAAGTAATGTCATAGGCGTTCCCAAGTGGCTTGAAATGGCGGTGAGAACTGAGTTCTATATCAAAACAGGACTGGTGATATTAGGCGCCAACATACTTTTCGGGGAGATTATGGAGGCCGGAGCCCTGGGTATGATTCAGGGAGTGCTTGTTGTAGCCGTAATTTGGTACACCTGTTACTGGATATGCATGAAGTTCAAGATAGACGAAGAATTTGCCGCCATCCTTTCAAGCGCAGTATCTATTTGTGGAGTTTCAGCCGCAATCGCGACTTCCGGGGCTATAAAGGGTGACCCGAAGAAACTTAGTTATACTACGTCCCTGGTCCTTATTTGCGCTGTGCCGATGTTGGTTCTACAGCCGTTAATTTCCAAGTGGTGTGGAATACCGGACGCTGTTGCCGGAGCATGGCTCGGCGGGACGCTGGACACCAGTGGGTCAGTCGTAGCGGCCGGCTCTCTGATCAGTGAGACCGCAATGAAAGTGGGCGTCATCGTGAAAATGTCACAGAACGTCCTTATTGGAGTTGCGGCTTTTATTCTAGCTGTTGTCTGGACCTTCAAGAAGGCGGAGCAAAATCCCGGTGGGGAAAAACCAGGATTAATAGAAATCTGGATAAGATTCCCGAAATTTGTCTTGGGGTTTATGGCGATGTCAATCCTCTTTTCTTTTATACTCAGCCCGGAAACCGTCAACGCCACAAAAGGTACCCTTGGCGGCATTCGAACAATGTGGTTCGCTCTTGCGTTTACTTCCATCGGACTGGAAACAAACTTCCGTGAAATCTCGACCATGGGAGGAGGCAAGCCCGCTGCGGCCTTCGTTTTAGCTCAGGGTATCAATATCCTCTGGACACTTCTACTCGCCTATTTAATATTTGGTGGCTATTTGTTCGCCGTGCCCAAATTCTAGGAGTTAGTTCAGGCGCAACACTTTGTTCAAATCGAAATGATGGCCCACTTGAAGAACTGGTTTCATGCAAGCGGGCCATCGTTGTCTTTCGAGCCGAATCAAGATGTCTTTCTGTATCAAATACCTCGCATGTGTGTTAATTTTATGGATATCTCGATCGGACTCTCGCAGCCTTACAATATTCTTCTGATTCCCTAAATCCATCCCGCCAAGGCTGCCATCAGTTCCCTAAAGTCTCGCAGGTTGTTGTGCAGCGTATCATAAACAAGCTCACGGTCTATACTCAGGTATTCATGAACCAATACGTTTCTGAACCCAATCATTTTGATCCACTTATCCCTGAGTTCTTCCGACAGTTGGCCTTTTTCGAAAAGAATTCGGGGAATATCACTTTGCCAGTTAACATCACCCAAATTCAGGTCTGCAATTATATGGTTTCCTAGGTCGTTGATCGCCTCTATAGACAAATGTAAAAATCGCTCGGCGCTTCCGTATCGTTCAGGTTCTTCAAGAAATTCGTCACGACTAAATCTTCTGAGCCGGTCTAGAATACCGAGATATTCCTC
This window encodes:
- a CDS encoding putative sulfate exporter family transporter encodes the protein MPEKQSQWSALIRSEDWLAVWLGFLIIALVVAGLTIKIPKFKWATDGEFKTFVAEAIPSVDKLAKTAGDQGETAFQTQALALKAAMEKGDRKAVADAAKKFQDAAKGLKDASFKKKSSKIGKAIGDSASNLIDKVFSSDNIINSIYIALGILILSAIALALLSVNIGKFAIGFPIVFILAWLSMFIAGNQTVNYYGLEYVLWCLALGLFISNVIGVPKWLEMAVRTEFYIKTGLVILGANILFGEIMEAGALGMIQGVLVVAVIWYTCYWICMKFKIDEEFAAILSSAVSICGVSAAIATSGAIKGDPKKLSYTTSLVLICAVPMLVLQPLISKWCGIPDAVAGAWLGGTLDTSGSVVAAGSLISETAMKVGVIVKMSQNVLIGVAAFILAVVWTFKKAEQNPGGEKPGLIEIWIRFPKFVLGFMAMSILFSFILSPETVNATKGTLGGIRTMWFALAFTSIGLETNFREISTMGGGKPAAAFVLAQGINILWTLLLAYLIFGGYLFAVPKF
- a CDS encoding DUF86 domain-containing protein, coding for MVNKEILHKRLGKIEEYLGILDRLRRFSRDEFLEEPERYGSAERFLHLSIEAINDLGNHIIADLNLGDVNWQSDIPRILFEKGQLSEELRDKWIKMIGFRNVLVHEYLSIDRELVYDTLHNNLRDFRELMAALAGWI